The Deinococcus sp. Leaf326 DNA segment TTTTCGCAGTCGAAGATGCGGATCGCATCCGTTCCATTTGCGAAATACTGCTCATACTGCGCGCGCCTGGAGATCAAGCTGTTTTTGCAGGCTGACGTATCCTGCGCACTCAAGCCGGCACTTGAGAGGGTCTTCCCCGGCAAAGCAATTCGCTCTCCGGAACTCGTTTCGATCACACTTCGGTCCGTGTAGATTCGTGCGCTCGTCAGGTCATCGGTTGTAAACGTCAGAGTATCGCCTTGCACGGTAACTTTCGGCGAAGTCGTATTGTTGACCTTCACCTGATAATCGGCCGCAGTCATGCCTTGCGGGAGACGCGCAGGATCTAGTTTCAAGGCGATTGTTGCGGGTGCCTGACCTTTCATGGCGGGCCACATCATCAGGCGGGGCATGAGCCCACCGGTATCGATCAACTGCATGCCGAAAAGCTGTGACTTCTCCAAGCCTCCGGCGCCCATGGACATCGCTACCTCACCACCTGCAGGCCAAGCCATCTTCCGGTCTGGGCGGTAGGCCATGACGGTTCCCACACTGGGTGGAAGCGCCGCGGTTCCCAGAAAAGTGACCTTCAACTGGGCAGCGACAGATTGGACAGAAAGAAAGATCTCCTGCCGCTCACCGGCATGGAGGGTGAGCGGTTCAGACAGTGCAATAGTCTTGAACGCTACGGGTTGTCCCATCGCAGGATCAGGCTGAACGACAATGCGGTCAATTTGACCTGGGGGGATGAGTACGTCACTGAACATAACGCCCCGTCCCGTGCCGTCCTCCTTGGTCTGTATCCCTGTTGTTACGCCTGTAGAGGTACAGGTCGTCCCACACAAGAGTACCTGCCGAACACCGATCATCGGCAAGTCAGCCGTGTCACCCACGAACGAAACCCGGACACGTGTCTGATTGGCCGGGATGGTTCCTGATTCGTAGGGCACGGCGACCTGGTCCACCTTCTCGCCGAGTTGTGAGAGGGCATAGGGATCCGTTCCCTGTACATCAGGGAATTGTCCACAGGAGAGAAGAGTCGTCAACAGGAAAAGCGGGGGAGCAAGACGGGACAGTGCAGCCATAAAGAACCTCCTGAATTGGCGATAACGTGACACTTGCATCATGCCCAAGACGGAGGCTGTACGGGCGATCACAGACTCAGCAATCCCTTAGAAAACTCATGATCGGAGTACGGCGCTTAGGGTCGGTCTACCAGAACCGCATCTACGCTCAAAGGGAGATGACACTCTTCTTCTCCATCGTCGTACCGGTCGCCCAAGTCGAGGCGACTCGTCAAGCCCTCCAAGATCTGACGGGGACGATCCTGAATTGCTGCCCAGAAGCGACAACCGTTCTGGTCTCTGCGCAGCTGGGCCTGACCTTGCTCGACGAGCAGGGCGAGGTTCTTGATCTGTCAGACTTTCCAACCGATCTCGCTGAGCAGACCGCGTTGTTCTTCGGGTATGGCTACTACGTCCTGCCTCGCCGCGGCCGGGGCGGCTGCGAGGTGCGCTCGGCCTACGCTTCCAAGCGCTCCCCACCCGACAGCTGATGCCCCACCTGTTCCACGAGATGCCACGCTACATTCGAGGGGTTCAACCCGCTCGGCAGCATCACGCACGGC contains these protein-coding regions:
- a CDS encoding phosphodiester glycosidase family protein: MAALSRLAPPLFLLTTLLSCGQFPDVQGTDPYALSQLGEKVDQVAVPYESGTIPANQTRVRVSFVGDTADLPMIGVRQVLLCGTTCTSTGVTTGIQTKEDGTGRGVMFSDVLIPPGQIDRIVVQPDPAMGQPVAFKTIALSEPLTLHAGERQEIFLSVQSVAAQLKVTFLGTAALPPSVGTVMAYRPDRKMAWPAGGEVAMSMGAGGLEKSQLFGMQLIDTGGLMPRLMMWPAMKGQAPATIALKLDPARLPQGMTAADYQVKVNNTTSPKVTVQGDTLTFTTDDLTSARIYTDRSVIETSSGERIALPGKTLSSAGLSAQDTSACKNSLISRRAQYEQYFANGTDAIRIFDCENVAPYVHIVLIDRSNRGRTVGLPITPSNDYPGKYVLRPITSHGEGAAVAINGFTWDGDYGTYMGTGYGTPIGTLITNGIVRRKTSTTEAILGFQMQPTDRSRGTSAEFFVGASNSLSLGTHNYNVIGSTTSIIRNNACNPNLDTTSINRWSAVGIGYNRMALISTTSDGSSSPRDLCSVFEGLGYMDGAIRLDGGPSASMTWLGQHINPLTGSDYYKFGNARNILNALVWK